The genome window AGCGTACTGAGCTAAAGCTGACGCCTTATGCACAGCAGGAGCTGCAGATACCGAATAAAGTTCGGCTATATAGCAGGCAACATGAGCATGAGTAGGGTGATGGTCGTCGTTATGTGCAGCCTGGTGTTCTGCAGCATCCTCTGCGCTTTCGTCGGCGCTTGCTTCAACAGCACAGTGCTGATGTTCAGTGTGACTGGAACTGTCCAGCACAGAAAACGGATGATTCTCCGCTGGTAAATGCATAACAATGCTCTCACAGGCCGAAACGGCGTGATTCAGCATAATCAGCATTAGCAACACAAAGCGGAGAATGGGTTTTGGCATAAAGCCCTCGATAAGAATTGTTCTCATCATAGCCTATAGGCCTTCAGTAACTCAAGCCCAGGGTCAGAGCTTCAGCTCTGACCCTCCAGATACGAAGGCATAACAGCACAGCTTATCTGTGTAATTGCCCCGCTCGTTCTGGCTGGTAAACAAGCTGAAGCACCTGGATAGGCTGTATCTCACCATCCGGCATAGGCCAATGAATTTGGTCGCCTTCACTAAGGCCCAGTAAAGCTGAACCTACAGGCGCCAACACTGAAACTTTATCGCCAGCTGCATCCAGATCCTTTGGATAGACCAGTGTAAGGCATGATTCTTCGCCAGTTTTCAGTAAGCGTAACCGCACTGTGGAATTCATAGTGACGACATCAGCGGGCATAGCTGCAGGCTCCACCACAGCGCCACGTTCCAGCTCCTGTTCAAGCTGCAGGCGGGCTGGATCTTTGGCTGGCAAGCGGCTTAACAGTTGATCTAACCTGTCCAGATCCAAACTGGACAATACTATTTTTGGTAAAGCGAGTTCTGGTA of Rheinheimera sp. MM224 contains these proteins:
- a CDS encoding cobalt transporter, yielding MMRTILIEGFMPKPILRFVLLMLIMLNHAVSACESIVMHLPAENHPFSVLDSSSHTEHQHCAVEASADESAEDAAEHQAAHNDDHHPTHAHVACYIAELYSVSAAPAVHKASALAQYALITTTYSPPVPPPNQ
- the rnk gene encoding nucleoside diphosphate kinase regulator, which translates into the protein MSQTLAKQALPELALPKIVLSSLDLDRLDQLLSRLPAKDPARLQLEQELERGAVVEPAAMPADVVTMNSTVRLRLLKTGEESCLTLVYPKDLDAAGDKVSVLAPVGSALLGLSEGDQIHWPMPDGEIQPIQVLQLVYQPERAGQLHR